cccccacactgccccatatagtaatttcccccacactgccccatatagtaatttcccctacactgccccatatagtaatttcccccacactgcccccatatagtaatttcccccacactgcccctatgaagtaatttgcccccacactgcccctatgaagtaatttgcccccacactgcccccatatagtaattgccccacactgcccctatgaagtaatttgcccccatatagtcatttccaacacactgtcccatatagtaatttcccccccacactgcacccccatgaagtaatttgcccccacactgcaccccctgaagtaatttggCCCCGCACTGCCCctaatgaagtaatttgcccccaagtaataatctgcccccacactgcccctaatgaagtaatttgcccccaagtaataatctgcccccacactgccccacattaagtgatTTGACCCCATTTAATAATCTGCCCCCCCTGAAATGATTtgctaccacactgccccatatcctcctctgcccccccaaagttggcacacacagaaaaaaaaaaaaaaaaaacaattaaaagctaatacttacctgtgtccggcaTGGTGAGGCAGGCGCACATTCTTCATTGTCCTGTGTCCCTCCCGACACaggagcgtgatgacgtcatcatgcacacctgcgccgggatttcattaccgcataggcctcagaccTACTAGGCAtgaagcctatggtggtgatCGGCTCCCATGCCCTgccacagtatgtgggcgttcgggtcggcgttgggccccccagggaTGCCGGGCCCGGGGCTACCGACCCGAAagcccctattataatccgccactggtcGGATCTGATGTCcgactgggggtctgatttgaggtctaatgaaacattttttttttgcctctaaaAAACGATatccgtcttatgggcaggtatgTCTTATATGGCGAAACATACAGTACTTATCTGGAGTCAGCGGCAGGTGTCCTAttaacatacaggtgaaactcgaaaaatgtgaatatcgtgcaaaggttcatttatttcagtaatgcaacttaaaattagaatattgtgaaacagttcaatattctaggctcaaagtgtcacactctagtcagctaattaatccataccccctgagcaaagggaacctgagattgtgactttggggtttcataagctgtaagccataatcatccaaattataccaaataaaggcttgaaatatctcgctttgcatgtaatgagtctctctcatatattagttttaccctttggcccctttcacacgggcgagtattccgcgcggatgcgatgcgcgagttgaacgcattgcacctgcactgaataccgacccattcatttctatggggctgttcacatgagcagtgattttcacgcatcacttgagcgctgcgtgaaaatcgcagcatgctctatattctgcgtttttcgcaggccccatagaagtgaatggggttgcgtgaaaatcgcaagcatccgcaagcaagtgcggatgcggtgcgattttcacgcacggttgctaggagacgatcgggatggagacccgatcattattattttcccttataacatgtttataagggaaaataatagcattctgaatacagaatgcatagtgaaatagcgctggaggggttaaaaaaatttttcaaataatttaactcaccttaatccacttgatcgcggaggccggcatctccttctgtctcctttgctgaacaggacctgtggtgagcattcattacaggaaaatgacctgtggtgacgtcactccggtcatcacatgatctgtcaccacaggtcctggaatgaatgctcaccacaggtcctgttcagcaaagaaggagagagacgagatgccggcagcgccagcaagtgaattaaggtgagttaaattcttttttatttattttttaacccctccagcgctattttactatgcattctgtattcagaatgctattattttcccttataaccatgttagcatACCAAACATGTAATATATGCTCTATGTATCACATGTTTATGGGTCATATTCCAGGACTGTAGAAACTTACCTGTGATTCATACTTTAACCTCCGTATAACTTCTTCTTTAAAGATAATAAGATCAGGTGGGGTGTCCTTGCATGGAAATTTAGCTATGTCTTCTCGTCCTTTGTCCAGAGGGAAATTTGGAAATGTTAACGGGTTCAAGAACTCACTGCGGGCGCACACATAGGCCTCTCCCCGGAGGAGTGAAATGACAGTCCAGGTCACAGGGGCTACTGCTGCCCTCCCTGCTATGGATCCAAATAACAAGAAAGTAGATGGAATTGAACAGTTCTTCACCGCCCTTTTCCGACACTCTGCTACGAGATTCCAGGTGTGGTTATTTAGTATGATGCCAATGAGAAACAAGACAAGGACTGGCACTCCAATAGCTGCCAGTCCATACATATAGTTTCTCtccggagaacaagggcagtggaaAGCCACCACCGAGAACAACTCCTGGCTGCCAACCGTTCCCAACGCAACCAGTCCATTGAATATCATCACATCTCTGCTCCTGAAGAACAGAGAAAAGAACTTCAAGTTTTCAGATATTAAGGCGGCCATACTTCTGCGGGTTAAAGTCCAGTCAAGAAAAAAGTGCAAGCTTCACACTGCAGAGAAAAGAAAAGGGTTCAATTCACTTGCAGAAAACTCCTAAAACTGATGATGTATTTCTATTTGCAGTTTCTGCTGCAATTTCCCCTCATGTCGGTTTCCTTTTGAGCTCTGCTATATCATCTACCAGACCGCAGTCTACAGAATATCATCTGgtcaaagggaacacaaaaaataaaaaaaatctctcaaCTACTTAGTTTTCCCTGCATACAAGTTTTCATGCAAAACATTCATTCCAAATGTTACTTTCTACCTTCTAGCTAATAGCTGGCACTGGCCCTATTTTGAATAGGATAATGAAATACCAACATAAAATAATGTGAGAGCATAGTACACAAAACAAGCTACGCACAGATGGGACTACAGCCGATGCTTTGTGGGAAAATGCATGAATATTTATACAGTTTGTGTAGCCATACCAGTACCAGGCTCCGTGCAAGGACAGTCgagttgtaaaaaaacaaacaaacaataaaatgccaaagatacattgtaacagaataTAACTGTGTTGTTCCCTTGAGAAAATGAaatgaagaggacctttcatgggattaTGGGTTACAAACTGGACTGGTATGCTTGTCAGATAGGGCACCCCCCTACAGATGCCAgcacttttttttagtttttttataaaatacCCCTCCGTTTCGATACAGGGAGGAGACGgtggggtttctcaatgggcgtctccttctccctggctgtagcgcggtccaatcgcagtggagagcgtcacagtcatggagaaggtgagctgtttttactccctggctgtgacgctctccgctgcgactggaccgcgctacagccagggagaaggagatgcccattgagaacCCAAATGTCTCCTCTCTGTACCGATACTCTAAATGAGCATATCAGGTGCCAAAAACAGTGGGAGACACAGCGGCGGAATGGAggggtattttagaaaaaaaaaaaaaagtgctggcaTCTGTAGGGGCGCCCTATCTGACAAGCATACCATTTTGTAACCCATAatcgcatgaaaggtcctctttaaaaatatAGGAAATATGAGGTTTTCACAGCAGAACCCAAAAAAGACAGGGAAGTTGTGCTACATCTAGCTGCGCTTTATTTAACAGCGAGGGAGGATCTGCATGTGCcggagaccacgtgggacgccacggtaggCACTGAATTCCTTATCCCCGCACCTAACCGTGAGTAACAAACAATTGTGTGGGACGGTGCACCTACAGAGAGAAAGCGCTTTTTAAATATTCCTATGGACATAGAAGCAAAAATTACCAGCGAGTAGTCGGTTATACTGACCGCATGGTCTGAACTGTCACTTGCATTTTTACAACTCATAATAGATGGACTtgcagatatacactcacctaaagaattattaggaacaccatactaatacggtgttggacccccttttgccttcagactgccttaattctacgtggcattgattcaacaaggtgctgatagcattctttagaaatgttggcccatattgataggatagcatcttgcagttgatggagatttgaggaatgcacatccagggcacgaagctcccgttccaccacatcccaaagatgctctattgggttgagatctggtgactgtgggggccattttagtacagtgaactcattgtcatgttcaagaaaccaatttgaaatgtttcgagctttgtgacatggtgcattatcctgctggaagtagccatcagaggatggatacatgttctcattctgtttacgccaaattcggactctaccatttgaatgtctcaacagaaatcgagactcatcagaccaggcaacatttttccagtcttcaacagtccaattttggtgagctcgtgcaaattgtagcctatttttcctatttgtagtggagatgagtggtacccggtggggtcttctgctgttgtagcccatccgcctcaaggttgtgcgtgttgtggcttcacaaatgctttgctgcatacctcggttgtaacgagtggttatttcagtcaacgttgctcttctatcagcttgaatcagtcggcccattctcctctgacctctagcatccacaaggcatttttgccagcagcactgccgcatactggatgtttttccctttttcacaccattctttgtaaactctagaaatggttgtgcgtgaaaatcccagtaactgagcagattgtgaaatactcagaccggcccgtctggcaccaacaaccatgccacgctcaaaattgcttaaatcacctttctttcccattctgacattcagtttggagttctggagattgtcttgaccaggaccacccccctaaatgcattgaagcaactgccatgtgattggttgactggataattgcattaatgagaaatagagcaggtgttcctaataattctttaggtgagtgtatatccaccCTAgcaggggggcgttgcacctgctcctagaggctccgttcgcccacctcaCTGGGCCTGCGCCGAATTCTGAACGGgaaggcgcaggcgcgagatttacacggcagacgggggccagcaggagaaccaacgctggcctggcccttcaatcaagacagaagggcaTGGAAATGAGATGgggaaagtctgtccccatagaaatgaatgggtccgcaattccgtccgcaaaatgcagaacagaattgcggacgtgtgaatggggcctaaggctgggttcacacgggcattgcgggaaaatgtgcgggtggtaaaagatcatgtgatgaccggagtgacgtcaccaaaggtcctttacctgtaattaatgctcaccacaggtcctgttcagcaaaggagacagaaggagatgccgggctacgcgatcaagtggactaaggtgagttaaattattatatatatttttttaacccctccagcgctagtttactatgcattctgtattcagaatgctattattttcccttataaccatggtagggctctttcacacttgtgttgttttgttccggcatagagttccgtcgtcggggctctatgccggaagaatcctgatcagttttatccccttgcattctgaatggagagaaatccgttcaggatgcatcaggatgtcttcagttccggatcggaacgttttttggccggagaaaataccgcagcatgctgcgctttttgctccggccaaaaatcctgaacacttgccgcaaggccagatccggaattaatgcccattgaaaggcattaatccggatccggccttaagctaaacgtcgtttcggcgcattaccggatccgacgtttagctttttctgaatggttaccatggctgcaaggacgctaaagtcctgtttgccatggtaaagtgtagtggggagcgggggagcagtatacttaccgtccgtgcggctcctggggcgcttcagagtgacgtcagggcgccccacgcgcatggatgacgtgatcgcatggatgacgtcatccatgcgcatggggcgctctgacgtcattctggagcgccccgggagccgcatggactgtaagtatacttctcccccgctccccactactactacggcaaccaggactttaatagcgtcctggctgccatagtaacactgaacgcattttgaagacggatccttcttcgaatgctttcagttcacttgcgttgttacggatccggcgggcacctccggcaaatggagtacacaacggatccggacaacgcaagtgtgaaagaggccttataagggaaaatgataatgatccggtctccatcccgatagtctcctagcaaccgtgcgtgaaaatcgcaccgcatccgcacttgcttgcggatgcttgcgattttcacgcaaccccattcacttctattgggcctgcgttgcatgaaaaacgcagaatatagagcatgctgcgattttcacgcaacgcacaagtgatgcgtgaaaatcaccgctcatctgaacagccccattgaaatgaatgggtcgggattcagtgcgggtgcaatacgttcacctaccgcattgcacccgcgcggaaatcttgcccgtgtgaacgcagcctaagggtcccttatcaccgccagttagctacttgttaggtagttagcacccagcccaccgcactgcagtcactgattagcgtcatcgctgtcgctaatcagcactagtactatatagtatctgtaagtgatcaagactgatcgcaatcagatctatatcagtacattagggtcaccttaggctctacaaaaaacgcagtgttcgcccgatcagcgctgatcttgtgcgcacacttgcattcagtccaccccaccgcagtgacagaaatgttttttttctgatcactgcaaacacacagtaaaatcgctgcggcgctatgaagatcacttttgagctttttggatctttattagtgatcgcagctttttttgcaaattttttggcagagattttttcatccacattgatcgatgcgaatgaagaaatctgtgccgttaattttttctttcagcctagaggttgaacggaaaaaaaatctcattacctgtatgctcaatataaagcctcatgcacacgaccgtgccgttttttgcggtccgcaaaccgcggatgctCAAAAAACAGGGGgggcccgtgttgacttccgcaatttgcggaacggaacgggcgccggcaatataaatacctattcttgtccgcaaagcgcagacaataataggacatgttatatttttttagcagtgccacatcttttgcggccccattgaaatgaatggttccgcatccgagccgccaaaacgggacccaaacaacggtcgtgtgcatgaggcctaaggagaatagcagaaactcctaatgctggccatacatgtaatgattgcggagaccctcaaatgtcaGGCCAGTACAAAcacaccacaaatgaccccattttggaaagaagacaccccaaggtattctctgaggggcatattgagtccatgaaagattgaactttttctcacaagttagcggaaagggagactttgtgagaaaaaaaataataataatcaatttccgctaacttgtgcccaaaataaaaatcttctatgaactcgccatgcccctcacggaataccttggggtgtcttctttccaaaatggggtcacatgtggggtatttatactgccctggcattttaggggccctaaagcgtgagaagaagtctggaatccaaatgcctaaaaatgccctcctaaaaaggtactcattggactttcggcccctttgcgcatcttggctgcaaacaagtgtcacacatgtggtatcgccgtactcaggagaagtagggaaatgtgttttggggtgtctttttacatatacccatgctgggtaagagaaatatctctgtaaattgacaactttgtataaaaaaatgggaaaagttgtcatttacagagatatttctctcacccagcatgggtatatgtaaaaatacaccccaaaacacattgccctacttctcccgagtacggcgataccacatgtgtgatacttttttgcagcctaggagcgcaaaggggcccaaattccaatgagtacttttaggatttcacagggcatttttttttttacgcatttggattccaaactacttctcacgctttagggcccctaaaataccagggcagtataaataccccacaagtgaccccattttggaaagaagacaccccaaggtattttgtgaggggtatggcgagttcatgtaaaatgttattttttgtcacaagttagtggaatgagactttataagagaaaaaaaatataaaaaatcattttccgctaacttgggccaaaaaaaatatattctaggaactcgccatgcccctcacagaataccttggggtgtcttctttccaaaatggggtcacttgtggggtatttatactgccctggtattttaggggccctaaagcgtgagaagtagtttagaatccaaatgcgtaaaaaatgccctgtgaaatcctaaaggtactcattggaatttgggcccctttgtgcacctaggctgcaaaaaagtgtcacacatgtggtatcgccatactcaggagaagtagggcaatgtgttttgaggtgtatttttacatatacccatactgtgtgtgagaaatatctctgtaaatgacaacttaaaaaaaaaaaattatacaaagttgtcaatttacagagatatttctctcacccagcatgggtatatgtaaaaagacaccccaaaacacattgccctacttctcccgaGCACGGCTATAtcacatgtttgacactttttttgcagcctaggtgcgtaaaggggccgaaagtccaacgagtacctttaggctttacagggttgctcacaatttagccccgcccaaaatgccccacaaatgaccccatttcggaa
This window of the Bufo bufo chromosome 6, aBufBuf1.1, whole genome shotgun sequence genome carries:
- the CALHM2 gene encoding calcium homeostasis modulator protein 2, coding for MAALISENLKFFSLFFRSRDVMIFNGLVALGTVGSQELFSVVAFHCPCSPERNYMYGLAAIGVPVLVLFLIGIILNNHTWNLVAECRKRAVKNCSIPSTFLLFGSIAGRAAVAPVTWTVISLLRGEAYVCARSEFLNPLTFPNFPLDKGREDIAKFPCKDTPPDLIIFKEEVIRRLKYESQFLGWILIAVVASMIFLLKCLHHCCSPLSYHQEAYWSQYRNCEKELFNRTAEVHAKVLAASNVKQFFGFVALNTEEKEMVREYPVDEAQPSPQWNEITGLYLYRENKGFPLYSRLHKWAKKLIGNGTDNVKETALLAM